In the Silene latifolia isolate original U9 population chromosome 1, ASM4854445v1, whole genome shotgun sequence genome, CCATGTCCATTTTAGGTCGACCAAGTCATTTACCATATCCGAAGATTATGGATCATCACCCAATGCACCAACCACGTCTACGAGCTACGTTGATGTCGGCCAACATATATAACCACAAATGACAAATATCACAATCTAATCAAAACGTGTCCACAACACTCACTTTAATTGTCTTAGAACACCAAGTGGAACAACATTTTCACATCATTCTTAACCATAGTTATATTAACAGCAACTTTCCAATATGATCGTCCTATAGCATAAGACTGACTCAATAGGAGAAAAGTCCAAGGAAAAACATTGAGATATtaagttttttattttatttatataactttatactttataatgaaaattaatatatttcaatatataagttattaatttaaaatattaggttattaaaataaaagtattatttcatatttttattaAGTAATTTTGTTGGGCCTTATGCTATTGGGTTAGTCTTACCTAAATATAAGTCTTATAGAACAATTTGTGTTATATTACACCCTTTTTGGCCCACAGACAAGCAGGCTCGTAATTTAGGATGGATTAATGGAGCGAGTTTTTGTAATTTCCTTTAAATAAATGCCTTGTCAATATTCGCTTATTTTGTGGCCGATGAGCTAGTTCAATGGACGGGAATCACACTCAATCACCACCCTGCTTGAATCTTCGTCGTAATCGAGGCCATAATGTCACTCGATAATTTTCCCTCGTTTAGTCTAGTTAATTACGTTTATCAATTATGTAGAAACTAGTCGAAAAAACAacttattaatgttatatttaaaaTAATGCGTTAGATTATTGGATAAGGAGTAAGTCTCCTGAGGGACGATCTCTCAATAAATTTATACGGAGACTATttcacaattttaagaaaaatgatattaaagataataaaataggtacaaatcacgATTAATGATAAAACATGTACAATTGTTATGTAAATAGGTgcaaattactatgtcacgaaaaaaacaaataaatgagcaCGAaaaatggtctctcaataacttagtgataGAGCGTCTCTCCCGAGTTTTAGTGTTGGATGAGATCGTTGTACTTTGAACCTCCTTTACAAATTACTCCGTAGTAACTCATGGATATATGACGAATTTTATCCGTCAGAAATGAGAATTTATGGTTCGATTTGTGctttaattgatcatttaactTTATAAAGTCCCTACACTCTTCATATTCACCAAAACAACATTACTAAAATAACCGACTTTCAAAACCAAAACCCGAACACAGACACAAACATGAACACGATACCACCCGATTCCGAATAGGACCTTTATAAAAGTCCCTACCTCACTCCCACATTTCCATCCCTACACTCTTCATATTCACCAAAACAACATTCCTAAAATGACCGACGTTCAAAACCAAAACCCGAACACCGACACGGACGCGAACATAAACACGATACCCACCCGATTCCGAATCGGATACGCATTATCCCCCAAAAAACAAAAATCCTTCatcaccgaaaccctaatttctgccGGTCACCAGCGTTCAATCGAATTCATCAAAATCGACGCCGATAAACCGTTAATCGAACAAGGACCGTTCGATTGCATCATCCACAAACTCTACGACAACAATTGGAAGCGTCAATTACACGAATTTAaatctcaaaaccctaattccgtcaTCATCGACGATCTCGATTCAGTCGAACGATTACACAATCGTATTTCAATGCTCCAGGTCGTATCGGAATTCAGCTCTCCGACGATCGGAATTCCGGAACAAATCGTAATTTACGACGACGAGACGTTGTCGAAATTGAAATTGGAATCGAAATTGAAATTGCCGGTGATTGCAAAACCGTTGCTTGCAAACGGAAGCGAAAAATCGCATAATATGTCATTAGTGTATAATTACAAAGGTTTAACTAACCTAAATCCGCCAATTGTGTTGCAGGAATTCATTAATCATGGTGGAGTGATCTTCAAGGTGTATGTAGTTGGTGATCATGTAGAATGCGTTAAACGCAAGTCAATCCCTGATATTTCGGGTGCGAAACTCGAGAGCTTAGGAGGAGAAGGAGAGGGATTGATCTCGTTTTCGCAGATTTCAAATGTCGCAAGCGAGGATGGGAGCGGTGATGAGATGAGTAGGCTAGATAATTGCGAAATTCCGCCTCGAGAATTTGTTGTTGAGGTTGCTAGGGGTTTGAGAGAGGGTTTGAAGcttaatttgtttaattttgatGTTATTAGGGATAGTAAAGTTGGGAATAAGTATCTTGTGATTGATATTAATTATTTCCCTGGGTATGAGAAAATGTCGGAGTATGAGACCGTTTTTGCGGAGTTTTTGACAGGTTTGTTGGTCGAGAAGGCGGGTTTGAAGGAGGATGAGAATGAGGGAAGTGTTTGTGAGTGACGAATGTTGGTTTGAATCCCGTTATCGACATATTTGCCTGTATGTCTTCTTTTACACGAAAAAAAAGTGGCAGCTTTTACGAGCAATGTTTTAGTTCTTTTGTTGTTAAGGTGACAAGTAGAGAATGATGAATAAATTAGGTTTAGCCGTTTGGGTAAGGATTGTTTCCGCGGTCCTGAATGTTCAGTCATGTCTGTTGCATCTTGGGTACGAGGCGTTTAACTGACATTGGCTAACTTTTGTAATTGTATCTCTTTTTTATATGGAAATGTGTTCTAATGTGTACCCTTTTGTGGAACTTTGGATCAATGAATTTGTTCATGTTCATGTTCATGTTCATGTTCttggtctttgtttgttctttgaTGTTCAGTATTCTGCTGGGttgcatttgaatgaattgtttAGGTATATGTTGCAGGCTTGCAGCTTGCATGATCAGTATGTATTGCGTAAAACAGGGAATATTGAGTTGTGGTCTGTACATTGCCTTCTGGCTACCTTAAGCTGAAATTCGTCTTTGGTGCTGTATTTGGCTAGATGAAACAGTTGAGTCACTAACACTTACACTTGCACACGTACCTCTATCGCTGGTTTAGGTATTAACTGGCTGCGTTGAATGTTCCGGAGGTATTAACTAATCTATCTTGGCATATAGGGATATATTATGGTCACAACTTAGTTTCTTTCTTGATCTATCCATGTTAGTACGACCTGAGGATGTTACCCAGTCACACCATTCCATTTTCTAATCGCGGGCATATTTCATTGCCGTTATTCGTTTACAGTCTACATAGTGAAAATGAGGTCAAAtgaccaaattggtaaaaaaagtagaAGCTaagtgacaaattggtaaaaaaactaAGCAAggtgacaaattggtaaaaaaagtcgATGGTAAGTGACAATTTGGTAAAAAAAGTGAAGGTGTaagtgacaaattggtaaaaaaacatTTTTGAGGACACGAAAATAAAATCCCGATTcataaatatcgacgacgttttagtaaacatcgacgacgttttagttcCGACGACGACGTTTTAGTTCCGAAAGACAATTTTGCCCttcacatctcactaactctcTTCTTTTCTCTCTAAGTCCAAAAATCCCCAAATATTCCCAACATCAAACACCATCACCACCTCCTACCACCACGCCGCCACCACACGCCGCCACTGCCGTTTAAATtaggattttttattttttatttttaaattagctttgtaattgaaattaaatattttattgttgttgttaatagattatatgactttatttgttagttttaattgatTATATGCTTCGATTTGGCTAGTTAATTgaatttgttttgattattttagattttattaaactttattgaATTAGTTTTGAAAGATAGATTGTTGTTTCTTGTTTGTATTATTGTAATTGTATTGTTGTTTCTTGTTTGTATTATTGTAATtgtattgttgtttttgttgtcaatattttgctaattagttgtaatTGTATAGTTGTTTGCGTAAAATAGGTCAATTATATGTCGAataatgttgttgttggtgtcgaATTTGAGTCGAAAAAATGGGGAAGGGGCACCATGGATGAAACGTGGGAATTGGTTGTTTCATCCATGGTGAAACGTGAATTTTGGACGTTTGGCCATGGAGGAACGATGGTTTTGGCCGTTTGCCCATGGACAAACGTTGGGTTTGGTCGTTTGgccatggtccaaacgttggTTTCCAACGTTTGGTCTATGGCTGAACGTTAGATCTTAAAGTTTGGTCCATGGTTTAACCTTGGGGGTACAAATTTCAGATTTATGCAGAAAAATCGCAATGTTTGCTATTACTAAGTTAATacgtgacgtaaatcaattatcgaATAGATTTAACGgtgcacaaaaaaaaaattaaccaaataatgaagCGATTAATTTGTTTAAGTACCGGTGATTCGGGATCcgtgttgttaattgttgttggttttttttttaaatttagttgatttttagttgaatttgagaggaatttttttagagagagaaagtgttggATGAGCGGAAGGGCggttatcgtcttttttttttaaaacgtcGTTGATATTTACTAAAACGCCGTCTATATAAATCAGCCCCCTTTAAAATACGGTAATACTGCAATTCTTTTTATATTTAACGTTGAATTTTGCTTTACGAATAAGTTAACATTTTCTATCAATATTAAATAAAAAATATTTGTGATGTTAACATATTTTACTTTTCGCCAAATTCTCATCGGAAAtatttttttaccaatttatcaCTTACTCtccactttttttaccaatttgtcacttTGCTTAGTTTTTTTACCAACATGTCACTTAACCtctactttttttaccaatttggtcaTTTGGCCGTGAAAATGAACCCCTCATCCAGCTATTCTGCATCACATCCTCTGAGGCAAGATCCGCAAGAACCATGTTATGATTATTACGATCTTTACGAGTTGTCATGCTCATGAGCTCATCTACCATCATAGTCATAAGCTCAAGTCATTAGTGAATTTCTTGTTTCTACTCCTAGTATATTTTTACTGATTAGTAAATTGTattgttaatttttatttggCTGATGCAAAAGGCACTTAATACTTCTCTGTTTCTATCACTAGTCCATCCCCTTTCCAAATAGCCTTTTACGAAGAAACCCTGATATAGGAATCGCTGAAACTATCTGATGCTCTCTTATTCTCTGACTTCCCATTTCATCAACCTGATGTTCTGGATCGTTTGAATGTGGCCCTGGACAACTAATAGGTTCATGATCGCTTATTTTCTTATGGTTATAGATCTTGTCTCGAGTAAGTGTCGAACTGTCGATTATAAACCTTGCCTCTGGTAAAAATTACAAAGTACAGTACAATTTATCTGTACATGTGCTTTGGGCCATATAGTCCAAGGGAACAATGAATCTTCCTGTACCAAAACCGGAAATTCATACCGTGGTTGAGGTGTACGATGACATAAAACTCTACTCGAGTAACACGAGTTCTTCCTAATTTATACCGTACTCAATAATTTTTCCGCTTCCATatgtaaagtttttttttttttcgacacTCAGGTGAATTATTTACAATATCCCAAAGGTTACAGAGTAAGTTATTCGACTGATCCCATATGTAAAGTtaattaaacaaataaaagtacaataagaaATTTTAGGATCAATATTATAGTTTCGGTTATTTAATGATTTAATCTAGTGTGTTCTGATTCTGATCTTGTGCCTAGACAAAACTTTGATTTAGGAGTGTAAAGAATAACCCTTGCTTCTACGTGAAGAATTAACCCACCATCCCTTGATAGCTTAATATTTTTAGGTTTTATCCACTTAAATTCATGACCTAGTTTAAGATTGTCAATCAAATTCAAATGAGTATgaactattattattatgttttcaACGGCATCATGTTATTCCACTTTACAAACATCGTAACGTCTCTTTTAAGACGATAATATCCATCTTAAATTAAAATTGGTCAAATATGCACTAATCTTTTGTTTATCTCTAGCCATCCTTCTGTTGTCTCATCTGTCATATTTAACCGTTTTAAGTTTAAAACGAACATCgacttaaacaagaatttgtgtacaaACTACAAAGATTAGGTAATGCaaatttctcttcctttcttttGTGCCCCTTGAGCCCCCTTCCGTACCTTCAATTGTTATGCGTCGATCATACATGAAAAGGTTAAGACTCTGTTTGACAAAAcgacctgaaaaggtagctgaaaagct is a window encoding:
- the LOC141593154 gene encoding inositol-tetrakisphosphate 1-kinase 1-like; protein product: MTDVQNQNPNTDTDANINTIPTRFRIGYALSPKKQKSFITETLISAGHQRSIEFIKIDADKPLIEQGPFDCIIHKLYDNNWKRQLHEFKSQNPNSVIIDDLDSVERLHNRISMLQVVSEFSSPTIGIPEQIVIYDDETLSKLKLESKLKLPVIAKPLLANGSEKSHNMSLVYNYKGLTNLNPPIVLQEFINHGGVIFKVYVVGDHVECVKRKSIPDISGAKLESLGGEGEGLISFSQISNVASEDGSGDEMSRLDNCEIPPREFVVEVARGLREGLKLNLFNFDVIRDSKVGNKYLVIDINYFPGYEKMSEYETVFAEFLTGLLVEKAGLKEDENEGSVCE